The Novipirellula aureliae sequence AGGTCGTCAATGCACCGAGAAAGCCGACCCGAATCCCGAGCAGCGATTGATCGGAAAGCAGGTCCGAAGCGGCGCTAAATTCCGCTAAAGCCCCGATAGCGGCGCACCCGAGCACATTGGCGATCGTGGTACCGACCATCGCACTGCCACCTGGAGCCATAATGGCCGTCAGTGTGATCAGATAGCGAGCGACGGCACCGATGGCACCGCCTGCTGCGACTGCGAAAATGTTTGACCAAGTCGTCATCGGCTCACTTACTTACATCCGTTTATCGCTGCGTTTGACGCTATTTTGCGTTAGTTTGCGTTAGTTTTGGTAGGGGAGCTTATGAAAGATCCCTGCAGTGTGGGATCTTGCACAAGATCCATTACGAATAGCGGCGAAGCCGCGTTAAGTAGCACGGAATTTATTCGGTACTACAAACTTGCCACAAGACACATTCGAACGCGTAGATTCGGGATTTCAGCGGTCGGCGTAAACGCCAATTTCGCATTGTTTTGTCCAATCTCTGTATTTATTGCCAAAATTCGTTACCATTTGGCAAAAATCAAAGCTTACGAAATTCGGCCGATTTCGTTAAAGTCATGCCACGGCGGTCCTTTTCTGGCAACCTAACGGAATGAATGGTGTCGTATCATGAGTGCCGAGTTAGAATCGCCGAGTTTAGAATCGCCGAGTTTAGAATCTTAGCGTCTTGATTTGACATTCGATCACCAGCTGTATCTATCGTTGGCTCGATGATTGCCGACGTTTTACCTATTCCCCCTTTCTGTGCAAACTAAACCGATGAGTACCGCAAACGCTGCTGCCAATGAAAACCGCGTCATGACCGGAGCTGATATTCTGGTCAAATCGTTAGTGGATCATGGCGTCGACGTGCTGTTCGCCTATCCAGGTGGATGCAGCATGCCGATGCACCAGGCGTTGACTCGATTTGGCGAATCGATCCGAACGATTTTGCCTAGGCACGAGCAGGGCGGTGGTTTTGCTGCTCAAGGCTACGCCCGATCGACCGGACGCGTAGGCGTGGTAATGGCCACCAGTGGTCCGGGTGCGACCAATTTGGTCACCGCGATCGCCGATGCCAAGCTTGACAGCATTCCGCTGGTTTGCATTACCGGCCAAGTTCCCACCGCCGTCATTGGCTCGGACGCGTTTCAAGAAACGCCAATGGTCGAAATTTGCCGTGGCATTACCAAGCACCATTACTTGGTGACCGATATCGCCGATTTGCCTCGTGTGATGAAAGAAGCGTTCCATATCGCGACCACTGGTCGACCAGGACCGGTTCTAATCGACATGCCGAAGGACGTGCAACTTAGCACGCTCGAAATCGACATGAACCC is a genomic window containing:
- a CDS encoding fluoride efflux transporter FluC; this translates as MTTWSNIFAVAAGGAIGAVARYLITLTAIMAPGGSAMVGTTIANVLGCAAIGALAEFSAASDLLSDQSLLGIRVGFLGALTTFSTFTAESLLLAGDQRWFAAFFYVATNLILGWGSLLFAAIMVKGWMG